The following are from one region of the Bacillota bacterium genome:
- a CDS encoding RNA methyltransferase, which translates to MVPGGCAGSHLPQITSVRNPRVQYIRKLYQKKYRDREGRFAIEGVRFIEEALASGARLHAAFFAPDLLESDRGRLLAERLRERPVDCFTVSRHVLDAVADVATTQGICAVAEKLEPRLDEVVTQPSPLIVVLHNLQDPGNVGTIIRTASAAGASGVILTGSTADEYNPKTLRATMGAIFNIPTVRVASLLELLQTLRSAGISTVAGDAGAKTMYFNHDFRVPVAILVGNEGSGLRGDILNSVEEAVAIPMPGRAESLNVAVAASLLIYEALRQRMNV; encoded by the coding sequence ATGGTACCTGGTGGCTGTGCTGGTAGCCATCTACCTCAGATAACGAGCGTTCGAAACCCGCGGGTACAATATATTCGAAAGCTTTACCAGAAGAAATACCGCGACAGGGAGGGAAGGTTTGCGATTGAAGGGGTTCGCTTCATCGAAGAGGCCCTGGCGAGCGGTGCCAGGCTTCACGCAGCCTTCTTCGCGCCCGACCTCCTTGAGAGCGACCGGGGCCGCCTCCTCGCCGAACGGTTGAGGGAGCGGCCTGTTGATTGTTTCACAGTATCCCGCCATGTCCTCGATGCGGTCGCCGATGTCGCCACGACGCAGGGTATATGCGCGGTTGCGGAGAAGCTCGAGCCGCGGCTGGATGAGGTGGTGACCCAACCCAGCCCCCTCATTGTAGTGCTTCATAACCTCCAGGATCCAGGAAATGTTGGAACCATTATACGCACGGCCTCCGCCGCCGGGGCGAGCGGGGTTATTCTTACCGGGTCGACTGCCGATGAATACAATCCGAAGACGCTGCGCGCGACCATGGGGGCGATTTTCAATATCCCCACCGTGCGCGTTGCCAGCCTGCTGGAGTTGCTACAGACGCTCAGGTCCGCCGGTATAAGCACCGTCGCGGGCGACGCTGGGGCCAAAACTATGTATTTCAACCATGATTTTCGCGTACCCGTCGCGATCCTCGTGGGCAACGAAGGTTCGGGACTCCGGGGCGATATCTTGAATTCTGTGGAGGAAGCCGTGGCTATTCCCATGCCTGGGCGGGCAGAATCCTTGAACGTGGCGGTTGCTGCATCGCTTTTAATCTATGAAGCCTTGCGGCAGAGGATGAACGTGTGA
- a CDS encoding YqzL family protein, translating to MLLTADFFWRIFEATGSITAYLIYRRLRTQ from the coding sequence ATGCTGCTGACCGCCGATTTCTTTTGGAGGATCTTTGAGGCAACGGGTTCCATCACTGCATACCTCATCTATCGACGGCTCAGGACGCAGTAG